Proteins from one Anopheles nili chromosome 2, idAnoNiliSN_F5_01, whole genome shotgun sequence genomic window:
- the LOC128731830 gene encoding poly(A) polymerase type 3 — translation MWNSERSHANGGGAGSSTKTLGMTSAISTAEPKPEDFQKTKELEKSLEPYNVFEAEAELNHRMEILAKLNTLVKQWVRDVSVTKNMPEAMAEKLGGKIYTFGSYRLGVHHKGADIDALCVAPRNIERSDYFGSFFELLKQQPEVTECRAVEEAFVPVIKMNFDGIEIDLLFARLALKEIPDNFDLRDDILLKNLDQKSVRSLNGCRVTDEILRLVPNIDNFRLALRTIKLWAKRHGIYSNSLGYFGGVSWAMLVARTCQLYPNAVAATLVHKFFLVFSRWKWPQPVLLKQPDNVNLGFQVWDPRVNVQDRFHLMPIITPAYPQQNSTFNVSSSTRKVMLTEFNRGMQITDDIMMGKQTWEKLFEAPSFFYRYRHFIVLLVSSSNADDHLEWCGLVESKIRYLIQNLERNQHINLAHVNPKCYEQHEQNSGTTLNGADGKPTAFCSLWFIGLEFERSENLNVDLTESIQNFTDSVHKHAVHIKLLKDGMKIEARHVRRKQLAQYLDPNLLKRERKISDSYTQSSSAGGSGNNNGSASPADVASRKRKSTDISSNATTPLSSPAGISAMGANGSASKKRRNDSFEGASNSSFCSTSSTVIGMATENTFIEADDATAISDHNVSNHTSSSSPKLSASTSPSCPVNGAEVDTNDPSTSSIDPAASGDIIEEENSYEATKSTLHASSNPRSSNSSTSNNGSPNPAPAAAATEVACS, via the exons ATGTGGAATTCCGAGCGTTCACACGCGAATGGTGGAGGCGCCGGTTCGTCCACGAAAACACTCGGCATGACGTCGGCCATTAGTACAGCCGAACCAAAACCGGAAGATTTCCAAAAAACGAAGGAGCTGGAAAAAAGCTTAG AACCTTACAATGTGTTTGAAGCAGAGGCGGAACTGAATCACCGGATGGAAATTTTGGCCAAGCTTAATACACTCGTCAAACAATGGGTGCGTGACGTCTCGGTAACAAAAAACATGCCCGAAGCGATGGCAGAAAAGCTAGGGGGAAAAATTTACACCTTCGGCTCCTATCGACTCGGAGTGCACCATAAGGGTGCTGATATCGACGCCTTGTGCGTAGCCCCACGCAACATTGAGCGATCCGATTACTTCGGATCGTTCTTCGAGCTGTTGAAGCAACAACCCGAAGTCACCGAGTGTCGA GCTGTGGAGGAAGCGTTTGTACCTGTTATAAAGATGAATTTCGATGGTATTGAAATAGATTTGCTCTTCGCGAGGCTGGCGTTAAAGGAAATTCCCGACAATTTTGATCTGCGTGATGACATACTGTTGAAGAATCTGGATCAAAAGTCTGTCCGCAGCTTGAACGGTTGCCGCGTGACGGATGAAATTTTGCGGCTCGTACCTAACATCGACAATTTTCGCCTTGCTTTGCGGACGATTAAACTTTGGGCAAAGA GACATGGAATTTATTCCAACTCGCTTGGCTATTTCGGTGGTGTTTCTTGGGCTATGCTGGTTGCTCGCACTTGTCAGCTGTATCCAAATGCGGTAGCCGCTACATTGGTGCATAAATTTTTCCTCGTATTCTCTCGATGGAAGTGGCCCCAGCCCGTGTTGCTTAAGCAGCCCGATAACGTAAATCTCGGATTTCAg GTCTGGGATCCTCGAGTAAATGTTCAAGACCGGTTCCACCTGATGCCAATCATTACGCCAGCCTATCCGCAGCAAAACTCCACATTCAACGTTTCTAGCTCAACACGCAAAGTAATGTTAACTGAGTTCAATCGTGGTATGCAGATAACGGACGATATTATGATGGGCAAGCAGACGTGGGAAAAGTTATTCGAAGCACCGAGCTTTTTCTACCG GTATCGTCATTTTATCGTATTGCTAGTGAGTTCCAGCAATGCCGATGATCATCTGGAGTGGTGCGGTCTTGTTGAATCCAAGATACGGTACCTGATTCAAAATTTAGAACGCAACCAGCACATCAACTTGGCACATGTGAATCCAAAATGTTATGAGCAGCATGAGCAGAATTCTGGCACCACATTAAACGGGGCGGATGGCAAACCGACCGCGTTCTGTTCACTCTGGTTCATTGGGTTAGAATTTGAACGTTCCGAAAATTTAAACGTCGATCTAACCGAAAGTATACAAAACTTCACTGATTCCGTACACAAGCACGCG GTACACATCAAGTTATTGAAGGATGGCATGAAAATAGAAGCCAGACATGTTCGCCGAAAGCAGCTGGCACAATATCTCGATCCGAACCTATTGaagcgtgaaagaaaaatctcCGACAGCTACACGCAGTCGAGCAGCGCCGGAGGCAGTGGAAACAACAACGGCTCTGCTTCGCCAGCGGATGTTGCTTCTCGCAAACGAAAATCCACCGATATCTCGTCTAACGCTACTACTCCTCTTAGCAGTCCTGCTGGTATTTCGGCGATGGGGGCCAATGGCAGTGCAAGCAAAAAGCGTCGAAACGATTCC TTCGAAGGAGCTTCAAATAGCAGTTTCTGTAGCACATCATCGACAGTAATAGGAATGGCCACCGAAAATACCTTCATAGAAGCAGACGATGCGACAGCCATCAGCGATCATAATGTCAGCAATCACACCTCATCCTCATCTCCTAAGCTATCCGCCTCCACCTCCCCTTCATGTCCAGTAAACGGCGCAGAGGTAGACACTAATGATCCATCGACGTCATCAATAGATCCCGCTGCTAGCGGCGATATAATCGAGGAGGAGAACTCTTACGAAGCGACGAAATCGACACTTCACGCTAGTAGCAATcctcgcagcagcaacagcagcaccagcaacaatgGTAGCCCGAATCCGGCCCCTGCTGCGGCAGCAACCGAGGTGGCCTGCTCATGA
- the LOC128723834 gene encoding LOW QUALITY PROTEIN: probable 60S ribosomal protein L37-A (The sequence of the model RefSeq protein was modified relative to this genomic sequence to represent the inferred CDS: substituted 1 base at 1 genomic stop codon), with protein sequence MTKGTSSFGKRHNKTHTLCRRCGRSSYHIQKHTCSRCGYPAAKIRSYNWSEKAKRRKTTGTGRMRYLKVVRRRFRNGFREGQVAKPRKAAVXFPGNFTGL encoded by the exons ATGACGAAGGGTACGTCCAGCTTTGGAAAGCGGCACAACAAAACCCACACGTTGTGCCGCCGTTGTGGTAGATCGTCCTACCACATCCAGAAACACACCTGTTCGCGATGTGGCTATCCAGCAGCCAAAATCCGGTCTTATAACTGGTCGGAGAAAGCGAAGCGCAGGAAGACCACCGGTACTGGCCGCATGCGTTATCTGAAGGTTGTGCGTCGCCGCTTCCGCAACGGTTTCCGTGAGGGCCAGGTGGCCAAACCACGCAAAGCAGCCGTATAA TTTCCCGGCAACTTTACTGGGCTGTAA